The following coding sequences are from one Mesorhizobium onobrychidis window:
- a CDS encoding SctD/MshK family protein encodes MDDAVFLHFEVLSGLYCGLTDKTALATSLIGSGLDADMIFVEQGLAPHHLRVTLLGNSIEVAALAAGLSIEGKRNIAAGESVVVPLPVVIHAGKMSILWSVQDAAPAGSIGLPRLSLSVLALVLVGSLGIGMLSAIFSYYGNAGALSANSPGVEHESKLTSHRSNDQIAEAVAKEMQEEVGKSGLLNVKIGSANGAVTAEGTVTSELVVSWQKLQQWFDHRTKGTLTLVNGVLLKEEKSPSAIAVEAVWRGPQPYLVIDGEKHFVGAVLDDGWMVDRIEDGHVLLSRNGRFAALPY; translated from the coding sequence GTGGATGACGCCGTTTTCCTCCATTTCGAAGTGCTGTCGGGGCTCTATTGCGGATTGACCGATAAGACTGCTCTCGCAACGAGCTTAATCGGCAGCGGCTTAGACGCCGATATGATCTTCGTCGAGCAAGGACTGGCACCGCATCATCTTCGTGTAACTCTTCTTGGCAACTCGATCGAGGTCGCGGCGCTTGCAGCCGGGCTCAGCATCGAGGGCAAGCGGAATATTGCCGCGGGCGAGTCCGTTGTGGTGCCCCTTCCTGTCGTCATCCATGCAGGCAAGATGTCCATTCTCTGGTCAGTGCAGGATGCAGCGCCAGCTGGTTCGATCGGCTTACCACGCCTTTCCCTCTCAGTGCTCGCCTTGGTGTTAGTCGGCTCTCTCGGGATCGGCATGCTCTCGGCCATTTTCTCCTACTACGGCAACGCTGGTGCATTGAGCGCCAATTCACCCGGTGTCGAACATGAGTCGAAGCTGACCAGTCACCGCTCTAACGACCAAATTGCGGAGGCAGTGGCCAAAGAGATGCAGGAGGAAGTCGGTAAATCGGGCCTTCTCAATGTTAAGATCGGCTCTGCAAACGGTGCTGTGACCGCCGAGGGCACCGTAACGTCTGAATTGGTCGTCAGCTGGCAGAAGCTTCAGCAGTGGTTCGATCATCGCACCAAGGGCACGCTAACACTGGTCAATGGTGTGCTCCTCAAGGAGGAAAAGTCGCCATCCGCAATCGCAGTTGAAGCCGTTTGGCGTGGCCCCCAACCATATCTTGTCATCGATGGCGAGAAGCATTTTGTCGGCGCCGTGCTGGATGATGGATGGATGGTCGATCGGATCGAGGACGGTCATGTGCTACTGAGCCGTAACGGCCGCTTTGCTGCTCTCCCGTACTAG
- the sctV gene encoding type III secretion system export apparatus subunit SctV — MANTLRNFIKRSPANPDLMVALMLLLAIAMMVMPIPIVVVDALIGFNMGLAILLMMVALYVSTPLDLSSLPGIILLSTVFRLALTVATTRLILAEGEAGAIIHTFGDFVISGNIVVGFVIFLVVTMVQFMVLAKGAERVAEVAARFTLDALPGKQMAVDAELRNGHIDANESRKRRAALEKESQLYGAMDGAMKFVKGDSIAGLVIIFINMVGGISIGLLSKGMSFGDVLHHYTLLTIGDALISQIPALLLSITAATIVTRVTGAARVNLGTEMVNQLTASKRALRLAACVLVLMAFVPGFPLPIFLMLAAVFAAASFVKGDVVDATSAAAGDTQKQIAPAQECPIAFFLAPDLMHAIEQVELQQEIARVSQLVSADLGIVVPPIPITVDQQLLESQFRIDIEGVPVEQDVLDPSQLTLKDNVANIESSGIPFRRDPKTDRLVAEQSHAPALKGAGITHYGPGEFLALRVHAALTRFAPRLIGIQETRQLLGRMEQDYSDLVKEVLRTTPIPRIADVLRRLLDEGIPIRHTRLLLEALAEWSEREQNVALLTEYVRSGLKRQICHRYANREGVVHALVVERESEDVMRSAVRDSAAGPYLVLEDRQSEALLSQMRQIHSNAAPGQTRPVVLTSMDIRRFVRGFFTRNGIDLAVLSYQELASDFTIKPAGSVKLPPASNSGLSE, encoded by the coding sequence ATGGCCAACACCCTGCGTAACTTCATCAAGCGGTCGCCGGCCAATCCGGACCTAATGGTCGCGTTGATGCTGCTTCTGGCTATCGCTATGATGGTCATGCCTATCCCGATCGTGGTGGTCGACGCGCTGATAGGATTCAATATGGGACTGGCCATCCTGCTGATGATGGTTGCCCTGTATGTCAGTACTCCACTTGATCTTTCCTCTTTGCCTGGCATCATTTTGCTTTCCACGGTATTCCGCCTGGCGCTCACCGTCGCAACAACGCGCCTGATCCTGGCCGAGGGAGAGGCAGGCGCCATCATCCATACGTTCGGCGATTTCGTGATCTCGGGCAATATCGTAGTGGGTTTCGTCATCTTTCTGGTCGTCACCATGGTGCAATTCATGGTCCTCGCGAAGGGGGCCGAACGCGTAGCAGAAGTGGCAGCGCGCTTCACGCTCGACGCCCTGCCGGGTAAGCAAATGGCGGTCGACGCAGAGTTACGCAACGGCCACATCGATGCCAACGAATCTCGCAAGCGGCGCGCCGCATTGGAGAAGGAAAGCCAACTTTACGGCGCGATGGACGGCGCGATGAAATTTGTGAAGGGCGATTCCATCGCCGGCCTGGTGATTATCTTCATCAACATGGTGGGTGGAATTTCGATCGGCCTGCTCTCGAAGGGCATGTCCTTCGGCGATGTGCTGCATCACTATACACTGCTAACGATAGGCGACGCATTGATATCGCAGATTCCGGCCCTGCTGCTGTCAATTACAGCGGCGACCATCGTTACCCGTGTCACAGGGGCGGCAAGGGTCAATCTTGGTACTGAAATGGTAAATCAGCTCACGGCCAGCAAGCGAGCATTGCGGCTGGCAGCTTGCGTCCTGGTTTTAATGGCGTTCGTTCCTGGCTTCCCCCTGCCCATCTTCTTGATGTTGGCCGCAGTTTTCGCCGCGGCAAGCTTTGTCAAGGGCGATGTTGTCGATGCTACAAGTGCAGCTGCAGGGGACACTCAAAAGCAAATCGCGCCCGCGCAGGAATGTCCGATCGCTTTCTTCCTTGCGCCAGACCTGATGCATGCGATCGAACAAGTCGAATTGCAGCAGGAGATTGCACGCGTTTCGCAACTAGTCTCAGCCGATCTAGGCATTGTCGTTCCCCCCATCCCTATCACGGTCGACCAGCAGTTGCTGGAGTCGCAATTTCGGATAGATATCGAGGGGGTGCCAGTCGAACAGGATGTGTTAGATCCGAGCCAGCTAACGCTCAAAGACAATGTAGCGAACATCGAGTCGAGCGGTATCCCCTTTCGGCGTGATCCAAAAACGGACAGGCTCGTGGCCGAACAGAGCCATGCACCGGCTCTCAAGGGCGCCGGCATCACGCATTACGGTCCTGGCGAATTCCTCGCGTTGCGCGTCCATGCAGCGTTGACCCGTTTCGCACCGCGGTTGATCGGTATTCAAGAAACCCGCCAATTGCTAGGCCGAATGGAGCAGGACTATTCTGATCTGGTGAAGGAGGTGCTGCGCACCACGCCGATCCCTCGGATTGCGGATGTGCTGCGCCGGCTCCTAGATGAAGGTATCCCGATCCGCCATACCCGCCTTCTCTTGGAAGCATTGGCGGAGTGGAGCGAACGTGAGCAAAACGTTGCCCTGCTCACGGAATATGTTCGTTCTGGTTTGAAGCGGCAGATCTGTCACCGCTATGCCAATAGAGAGGGCGTCGTGCACGCCTTGGTCGTCGAACGTGAGAGTGAGGATGTGATGCGTAGTGCAGTTCGAGATTCGGCTGCAGGTCCCTACCTCGTACTAGAGGATCGGCAAAGCGAAGCGCTGCTGTCACAGATGCGTCAGATCCATTCGAACGCAGCACCGGGTCAGACCCGCCCTGTCGTTTTAACCTCAATGGATATCCGACGCTTCGTCCGCGGCTTTTTCACCCGAAACGGGATCGATCTTGCCGTGCTGTCTTATCAAGAACTCGCCTCCGACTTTACAATTAAGCCCGCCGGGTCCGTCAAACTCCCGCCTGCATCGAACAGTGGGCTGTCAGAGTAA
- a CDS encoding tetratricopeptide repeat protein: MNSHQNTDVRAFRSFRLNSLLFSLLAILPLGGCATLDKPALSVKETSSPELLAANQIDPAMRERILRAVGQDAQERALRDELKQHPDNVDAAIRLTNALVAQKRPHEALQVVDTVLVAAPGNLRALNAKGVILDLEGRHDAAQVLYRQALETEPGNQMVQHNLNLSLTL; this comes from the coding sequence ATGAATTCACACCAGAATACAGACGTCCGAGCATTTAGGTCTTTTCGTCTGAACTCACTTCTCTTCTCTTTACTCGCCATCCTGCCTCTCGGCGGTTGCGCCACCTTGGACAAGCCCGCTCTTTCAGTGAAGGAGACGTCATCCCCAGAGCTGCTCGCCGCCAACCAAATCGATCCGGCTATGCGCGAACGCATCTTGCGGGCAGTCGGCCAGGATGCTCAAGAGCGGGCTTTGCGCGATGAACTGAAGCAGCACCCGGACAATGTCGATGCGGCAATCCGTCTTACGAATGCGTTGGTGGCCCAGAAGCGCCCTCATGAGGCGCTTCAGGTAGTCGACACGGTCTTGGTTGCGGCCCCAGGAAATTTGCGCGCATTGAACGCGAAGGGAGTGATCTTGGACCTTGAGGGGCGGCATGACGCGGCACAGGTGCTGTATCGGCAAGCTCTCGAAACAGAGCCTGGGAATCAGATGGTGCAGCACAATCTCAACCTGTCGCTTACGCTTTGA
- a CDS encoding alpha,alpha-trehalose-phosphate synthase (UDP-forming), translated as MDINIAGRERAAGYPGTSFATQQATQQADFDQHLREAAQQGSLVGSATPELEHHLGTAARQPKLVVISNRVATFGPLQPKTGGLAAALEPVVERSGAVWMGSSGKLGDGSEPLDIGQHGEGQVAKLDLPREHYSGYYEGFANSILWPALHSLPDRMAASANHYKSYQEINKFVAGAAFQFRDRDAIWVHDYHFLPLGAGLQNLGVDKPIGFFLHTPWPAPDMIEQVPNHGELMQSMLAYDLLGFQTNWDLNNFRACLRTHLGLEIEHGVVISARGHTRCQTFPIGIDPKQFARNASESLAKPDPYISSLQKKLNGAKLAIGVDRLDYTKGIDERIKAFDQVLAAEPRSIVLLQIANPSRTEIEAYKIYKRDVESLVERVNDKHGTNEWRPVLYENSPFTQAQLAGLYRAARVGVVTPLRDGMNLVAKEYVAAQDPNDPGVLVLSKFAGAAEDFDQNEALLVDPTRPDEIAAAISKAANMPREERVQRWRAMMDKLEAYTIHDWSAHFVQELDKSRVTVRATCSDLGSGWIN; from the coding sequence ATGGATATCAATATCGCTGGCCGTGAGAGAGCCGCAGGTTACCCCGGAACGTCATTCGCCACTCAGCAAGCAACCCAGCAAGCAGACTTTGATCAGCACCTGCGCGAGGCAGCACAGCAGGGATCACTTGTAGGTTCAGCCACTCCTGAGCTGGAGCATCACCTCGGCACGGCAGCCCGGCAGCCAAAACTTGTCGTCATCTCAAACCGCGTTGCGACATTCGGCCCGCTTCAACCGAAGACGGGCGGGCTTGCTGCGGCCCTCGAGCCTGTGGTGGAACGCTCTGGCGCGGTCTGGATGGGCTCCTCGGGCAAGTTAGGCGACGGCAGCGAGCCCTTGGACATCGGGCAGCACGGCGAGGGCCAAGTGGCGAAGCTCGATCTGCCGCGCGAGCACTATTCAGGGTACTACGAAGGTTTCGCGAATTCGATATTGTGGCCGGCGTTGCACTCGCTGCCTGACCGGATGGCCGCCTCCGCAAATCACTATAAAAGCTACCAGGAGATCAACAAGTTCGTGGCGGGAGCCGCATTCCAGTTCAGGGATCGGGATGCAATCTGGGTCCATGATTATCACTTTCTACCACTTGGAGCTGGTCTGCAAAATCTCGGCGTCGACAAGCCGATCGGCTTTTTCCTGCATACACCATGGCCAGCACCCGACATGATCGAGCAGGTGCCCAACCATGGTGAGCTCATGCAATCGATGCTCGCCTACGATCTGCTCGGCTTCCAGACCAACTGGGACCTGAACAACTTCCGCGCCTGCCTCCGTACCCATCTAGGGCTGGAAATCGAGCACGGTGTAGTGATCTCGGCGCGCGGGCACACGCGTTGCCAGACATTTCCGATCGGTATCGATCCCAAACAGTTCGCACGGAATGCTTCGGAGTCGCTTGCGAAACCGGATCCCTATATCTCCTCGTTGCAGAAGAAACTCAACGGCGCGAAGCTTGCAATCGGGGTCGACCGGCTCGACTACACCAAAGGTATTGACGAACGGATTAAAGCCTTCGATCAGGTCTTGGCAGCCGAGCCGCGCAGCATAGTGCTGCTGCAGATCGCCAACCCCTCGCGAACCGAAATCGAAGCGTATAAAATTTATAAGCGCGACGTTGAGAGCCTGGTAGAACGTGTCAATGACAAGCATGGCACGAACGAGTGGAGGCCCGTCCTCTATGAGAATAGTCCTTTCACCCAGGCTCAATTGGCAGGTCTTTACCGCGCTGCTCGGGTTGGCGTGGTGACGCCACTGCGTGACGGCATGAATCTGGTAGCGAAAGAATATGTCGCGGCGCAAGATCCGAACGATCCCGGCGTTTTGGTCCTATCGAAGTTTGCAGGCGCGGCCGAAGACTTTGATCAAAATGAAGCGCTGCTGGTGGATCCGACCCGCCCTGACGAGATCGCTGCCGCAATTTCCAAAGCGGCCAATATGCCGCGCGAAGAGCGCGTCCAACGCTGGCGGGCGATGATGGATAAACTTGAAGCATATACCATCCACGATTGGTCGGCGCACTTCGTTCAGGAGCTGGACAAAAGCCGGGTCACGGTGCGGGCGACCTGTTCTGACCTCGGCTCTGGTTGGATCAATTAG
- a CDS encoding winged helix-turn-helix domain-containing protein — translation MKLVRSLRAAAHLDRLRILGLCANADLTVCELAEVLALPRGHVMGHVRQLARAGFLLGNEQRPQSSYRLEVRQSLCRALIASRYHCEF, via the coding sequence ATGAAACTGGTCAGGAGCCTAAGGGCGGCGGCTCATCTTGATCGGCTTCGGATCCTGGGACTTTGCGCGAATGCGGACCTAACCGTCTGCGAACTGGCAGAAGTTCTGGCTCTGCCCCGCGGCCACGTTATGGGACATGTCCGTCAGCTCGCCAGAGCCGGCTTTCTTCTCGGCAACGAACAACGTCCGCAGTCCTCGTACCGCCTCGAAGTCAGGCAAAGCCTATGCCGAGCGCTTATCGCAAGCAGGTATCATTGCGAATTTTAA
- the metK gene encoding methionine adenosyltransferase: MTRQFVFSSESVGAGHPDKMADNISDAVLDAILCKDPEARVACEALVKAGIVVLAGEITSHAQIDYSQVARDTILDIGYDDDAIGFDGRRCAVVLALTEQSPDISQGVDEGRGQDLEQGAGDQGLMFGYACNETETLMPLPIQLAHDLTKRQAEVRKTGRLSWLRPDVKSQVSVRYEGQRPVALDTIVLSTQHDEEVSQATVREGVIEEIIRPVLPPDFDTTGIRFLVNPTGRFVVGGPRGDCGLTGRKIIVDSYGGMGRHGGGAFSGKDPSKVDRSAAYAARYVAKNVVSSGLAEVCEVQLAYAIGVAAPVSILVNTFGTAKIDEKRIERAVLDLFDLRPKGIIKMLDLLRPIYRKTATYGHFGREEPEFTWERTDRANDLLREAGPAAA; this comes from the coding sequence ATGACCAGGCAATTCGTGTTCTCTTCCGAATCCGTCGGCGCGGGACATCCCGACAAGATGGCCGACAATATCTCAGATGCCGTCCTCGATGCGATCCTTTGTAAGGATCCTGAGGCTCGTGTCGCCTGTGAAGCGTTGGTGAAGGCAGGGATCGTCGTTCTGGCTGGCGAGATCACCAGCCATGCGCAGATCGATTACAGCCAAGTTGCCCGAGACACCATTTTGGACATTGGATATGACGACGACGCCATCGGCTTTGACGGTCGGCGTTGCGCCGTGGTCCTGGCCCTAACCGAGCAGTCGCCGGACATCAGCCAGGGCGTTGACGAGGGACGAGGGCAGGATCTCGAGCAGGGAGCGGGCGATCAAGGCCTCATGTTCGGGTACGCATGCAATGAGACCGAAACCTTGATGCCGCTGCCAATCCAACTCGCTCACGATTTGACAAAAAGACAGGCAGAGGTGCGGAAAACGGGGCGGCTTAGCTGGCTGCGCCCGGATGTGAAGTCTCAAGTATCCGTCCGCTATGAAGGTCAGCGCCCCGTGGCACTTGATACCATAGTCCTGTCAACGCAGCATGACGAGGAGGTCTCACAAGCCACGGTCCGCGAAGGCGTGATTGAGGAGATCATAAGGCCAGTCTTGCCCCCCGACTTCGATACGACGGGGATAAGATTCCTGGTCAATCCAACAGGCCGGTTCGTGGTCGGTGGGCCGCGCGGCGACTGCGGGCTCACCGGTCGCAAGATCATCGTTGATTCCTACGGTGGGATGGGGCGTCACGGTGGCGGCGCCTTTTCGGGCAAGGACCCGTCCAAGGTTGATCGCTCGGCCGCCTATGCGGCGCGGTACGTCGCAAAAAATGTCGTTTCCAGCGGCCTTGCGGAGGTCTGCGAGGTTCAGCTTGCCTACGCGATCGGTGTGGCCGCGCCGGTGTCTATCCTGGTCAATACCTTCGGAACCGCAAAGATCGACGAAAAAAGGATCGAGCGCGCTGTTCTTGATCTTTTCGATCTCCGACCAAAAGGCATCATCAAAATGCTTGATCTCCTACGCCCAATATACCGCAAGACCGCGACATACGGACACTTCGGCCGCGAAGAGCCGGAGTTCACCTGGGAAAGGACGGACAGAGCAAACGACCTGCTGCGTGAGGCAGGACCGGCAGCTGCGTGA
- a CDS encoding adenosine kinase, translated as MPNYDVLCIGNAIVDIIAQCDEAFLETNGIIKGAMNLIDTRRAELLYSRMGPAIEASGGSAGNTAAGVASFGGRAAFFGKVSNDALGEIYAHDMHAQGVAFDTRPLNGEPPTARSMIFVTPDGERSMNTYLGACVELGPEDVEADKASGAAVTYFEGYLWDPPRAKEAFRQTAKLAHAAGREVSMTLSDSFCVDRYREEFLELMRSGTVDIVFANSHEIKSLYQTASFDEALAQIRKDCKIAAVTRSEKGSVIVRGDETVTINATKIRELVDTTGAGDLYAAGFLYGYTQGRSLKHCGDLGSLAAGLVIQQIGPRPRQNLRHEAEQAGLIHSGYSKD; from the coding sequence ATGCCGAACTATGACGTGCTTTGTATCGGCAATGCCATTGTCGACATCATTGCCCAGTGCGACGAGGCATTCCTTGAGACGAACGGCATCATCAAGGGCGCGATGAACCTGATCGACACGAGGCGCGCCGAGCTGCTCTACAGCCGCATGGGCCCGGCCATCGAAGCCTCCGGCGGCAGCGCCGGCAACACGGCGGCGGGTGTCGCCAGCTTCGGCGGCCGCGCCGCCTTCTTCGGCAAGGTCTCGAATGACGCGCTCGGCGAAATCTACGCCCATGACATGCACGCCCAGGGCGTGGCCTTCGACACCAGGCCGCTCAATGGCGAACCGCCGACGGCGCGCTCGATGATCTTCGTCACGCCGGACGGCGAGCGCTCGATGAACACCTATCTCGGCGCTTGCGTCGAGCTCGGTCCGGAGGATGTCGAGGCGGACAAGGCGTCGGGCGCCGCCGTCACCTATTTCGAGGGCTATCTGTGGGACCCGCCGCGCGCCAAGGAAGCGTTCCGGCAGACGGCGAAGCTCGCCCACGCAGCCGGGCGCGAAGTGTCGATGACATTGTCGGATTCGTTCTGCGTCGACCGCTACCGCGAGGAGTTTCTGGAGCTGATGCGCTCGGGCACCGTCGATATCGTCTTTGCCAACAGCCACGAGATCAAGTCGCTGTACCAGACCGCCTCCTTCGACGAGGCGCTGGCCCAGATCCGCAAGGATTGCAAGATCGCCGCCGTCACCCGCTCCGAAAAGGGCTCGGTGATCGTGCGCGGCGACGAGACCGTCACCATCAATGCGACCAAAATCCGCGAGCTGGTCGACACCACCGGCGCCGGCGACCTCTATGCCGCCGGTTTCCTCTACGGCTACACACAAGGCCGCAGCCTGAAGCATTGCGGCGATCTCGGCTCGCTGGCGGCCGGGCTGGTGATCCAGCAGATCGGCCCAAGGCCGCGGCAGAATTTACGCCACGAGGCTGAACAGGCAGGGTTGATCCATTCCGGGTACTCAAAAGACTAG
- a CDS encoding Hsp20 family protein has protein sequence MLENASRVSTIDNWPPYDIAKVGEDDYRITMVVAGFSQDELTITHQPNMLVVSGSKNGEDNGEYLYRGIAGRAFERRFELADHVKVAGASLENGLLTVELKREIPEEMKPRRIAIGGSAAKAKPQQIEGEKNAA, from the coding sequence ATGCTCGAGAATGCGAGCCGCGTCAGCACCATCGACAACTGGCCGCCTTACGACATCGCCAAAGTTGGTGAGGACGACTACCGCATCACCATGGTGGTGGCCGGGTTCTCGCAGGATGAGCTGACGATCACTCACCAGCCTAATATGCTGGTTGTGAGCGGATCGAAGAACGGTGAAGACAATGGCGAGTATCTCTACCGCGGCATTGCCGGTCGCGCGTTTGAGCGTCGGTTCGAACTGGCCGACCATGTCAAGGTAGCCGGCGCCAGCCTCGAGAATGGGCTGCTCACCGTCGAACTCAAGCGCGAGATTCCTGAAGAGATGAAACCGCGCCGGATCGCTATAGGCGGCAGCGCGGCAAAGGCGAAGCCGCAGCAAATCGAAGGCGAAAAAAACGCGGCTTGA
- a CDS encoding MucR family transcriptional regulator, whose protein sequence is MTEEAYKNIDNLIQLTADVVSAYVSNNPVPVADLPGLISQVHAALEGRVGDVSQKEPQALKPAVPIRKSVTPDYIISLEDGKKFKSLRRHLSTHHGMTPDEYRAKWGLPADYPMVAPNYAATRSALAKTMGLGRRPKEPETSAPAAVKRTRKKVAA, encoded by the coding sequence ATGACAGAAGAAGCCTACAAAAACATCGACAACCTCATCCAGCTTACCGCCGATGTCGTCTCAGCCTATGTCTCCAACAATCCGGTCCCGGTGGCGGACCTCCCTGGACTGATCAGCCAAGTGCACGCGGCACTGGAAGGCAGGGTAGGAGATGTCTCCCAAAAGGAGCCGCAGGCTTTGAAGCCTGCTGTCCCGATCAGGAAGTCGGTGACCCCGGACTACATCATCTCCCTTGAGGACGGGAAGAAATTCAAATCACTAAGGCGCCATCTGTCGACCCACCATGGTATGACGCCGGACGAATATCGCGCCAAATGGGGACTGCCCGCGGATTATCCTATGGTCGCACCGAATTATGCTGCTACACGCTCGGCATTGGCCAAGACTATGGGGCTCGGCCGCAGACCTAAAGAGCCGGAAACGTCAGCGCCGGCTGCTGTAAAGCGGACCCGCAAGAAGGTCGCAGCTTGA
- a CDS encoding cold-shock protein encodes MATGTVKWFNSTKGFGFIQPDNGGQDVFVHISAVERAGLSTLTEGQKINYEIEQDRRTGKSSASNLSKAG; translated from the coding sequence ATGGCGACCGGAACGGTAAAGTGGTTCAACAGCACGAAGGGATTTGGATTTATCCAGCCCGACAATGGCGGCCAGGATGTTTTCGTCCACATTTCCGCGGTGGAACGCGCGGGACTCTCGACCCTCACTGAGGGCCAGAAGATCAACTATGAGATCGAACAGGACCGCCGCACTGGCAAGTCCTCTGCCAGCAACCTCAGCAAAGCTGGCTGA
- a CDS encoding M16 family metallopeptidase encodes MTNQLRSSIAQALPSPIGGGRTTRLTTWLAVLPLAIFFLILPALTAHAAMNIQEVKSEKGITAWLVEDHTLPIVTLDFVFDGGTSQDPAGKEGIANLMTGLFDEGAGNYDSDTFQVQLDDAGAEMSFNARRDGIHGSIRLLSKRQDAAFDLVGLAVNRPRFDQEPVDRIRAQLLSGIIANEQEPHAIAELAWRRRLYGTHPYSRPPEGTKKSLARITPSDLSAFHRAAFAREGLHVAVVGDIDAKALSARLDQLFGDLPQKQALAPVPDVTPKLGGWTLVAYALPQTSLQLAFPGIGRSDPEFYAAQLINDILGGSPFTSRLFQEVREKRGLAYGVSSGLEIHQHSNTLVVATSTRADRAAETLDLIRKVIKELVDTGPTAAELEASKKYLIGAYAIDNLGSSSSISATLVRLQLDKLGIDYIQRRPALIEQVTLDQVRAAAKKLLSAEPAIMGVGPRLAGVP; translated from the coding sequence ATGACAAACCAACTCCGCAGCAGCATTGCACAAGCGTTGCCCTCTCCTATTGGAGGAGGGAGGACCACGCGCCTCACGACCTGGCTGGCCGTCCTTCCCCTTGCTATTTTCTTCCTTATCCTGCCCGCTCTCACCGCCCACGCAGCGATGAACATCCAGGAGGTGAAATCTGAAAAGGGGATCACCGCCTGGCTGGTGGAAGACCACACGCTGCCGATCGTCACACTCGACTTTGTCTTCGACGGCGGCACCAGCCAGGACCCCGCCGGTAAGGAGGGGATTGCCAATTTGATGACCGGATTGTTCGACGAGGGCGCCGGTAATTACGACAGCGACACCTTTCAGGTACAGCTCGACGATGCCGGCGCCGAAATGAGCTTCAACGCGCGGCGTGACGGCATCCATGGCTCGATACGCCTGCTTTCCAAGCGCCAGGACGCCGCTTTCGATCTGGTCGGGCTCGCGGTGAACAGGCCTCGCTTCGATCAGGAGCCAGTCGACCGCATCCGCGCCCAGCTTCTCTCCGGCATCATCGCCAACGAGCAGGAACCTCACGCGATCGCCGAGCTTGCCTGGCGGCGCCGACTCTACGGCACGCATCCGTATTCGAGACCGCCCGAGGGCACCAAGAAAAGCCTGGCCCGCATAACGCCCTCCGATCTAAGCGCCTTCCACAGAGCCGCTTTCGCCCGCGAGGGGCTGCATGTGGCGGTCGTAGGCGACATAGATGCCAAAGCCCTGAGTGCAAGGCTCGACCAGCTGTTCGGCGATTTGCCTCAGAAGCAGGCGCTCGCCCCGGTACCTGATGTCACCCCGAAGCTCGGCGGGTGGACGTTGGTCGCATACGCCCTACCCCAGACTTCGCTCCAGCTGGCTTTTCCTGGCATCGGACGCAGCGACCCAGAATTCTATGCCGCGCAGCTGATAAACGACATACTCGGGGGCTCGCCATTTACCTCACGTCTTTTCCAGGAAGTGCGCGAAAAGCGCGGCCTTGCCTACGGCGTCTCCTCCGGCTTGGAAATCCACCAGCATTCCAACACGCTTGTCGTGGCCACGTCGACGCGCGCCGACAGGGCGGCTGAGACGCTCGACCTGATAAGAAAAGTAATCAAGGAGCTGGTGGACACAGGGCCAACAGCGGCCGAGCTCGAAGCGAGCAAGAAGTATCTGATCGGCGCCTATGCTATCGACAATCTGGGTTCCTCCAGCTCGATCTCAGCCACGCTAGTCAGATTGCAGCTCGACAAGCTCGGCATAGACTACATCCAGCGCCGCCCGGCCCTCATAGAGCAGGTGACGCTCGACCAGGTCAGGGCGGCGGCGAAGAAGCTGCTTTCGGCCGAGCCCGCGATTATGGGCGTTGGCCCGCGGCTAGCTGGGGTCCCGTGA